A section of the Prochlorococcus sp. MIT 1341 genome encodes:
- a CDS encoding 4-hydroxythreonine-4-phosphate dehydrogenase gives MLRWLFIGLLLFGFGRGLQNGWIVVKWSQFFHEVGFTDVDPNKPMNWSEFILGEPNQE, from the coding sequence ATGTTGCGTTGGTTGTTTATTGGGCTTCTGTTGTTTGGTTTTGGTAGAGGCCTTCAAAATGGATGGATAGTGGTCAAATGGTCACAGTTCTTCCACGAGGTTGGTTTTACTGATGTAGATCCAAATAAACCCATGAATTGGTCTGAATTTATTCTTGGAGAACCAAATCAAGAATAA
- a CDS encoding chemotaxis protein encodes MPSSCSFRITRTAEDLAQTINALSQRLVRLEQRQEVLELQLNKAQQEPSEEELAMLDGVEQLLRDCQELLATSSPPENVDQSWSDEEETLAA; translated from the coding sequence ATGCCTTCGTCATGCTCTTTCAGGATTACTAGAACAGCAGAAGATCTTGCCCAGACAATTAATGCATTGTCTCAGCGTTTGGTGAGGCTTGAGCAACGACAAGAGGTTCTTGAATTGCAGTTGAATAAAGCTCAGCAGGAACCTTCTGAGGAGGAATTAGCAATGTTGGATGGTGTTGAGCAACTTCTTAGGGATTGCCAGGAATTGTTGGCAACCTCAAGCCCACCTGAAAATGTTGACCAGTCATGGTCGGATGAAGAGGAAACACTTGCGGCTTAG
- a CDS encoding DUF6554 family protein: MKANNTFQKFSLLLLGISSIGILTSYAKASELNTQGGKGAKVYCYMRSNGNAHEVSWDASYALLKRQSNSMFKTSPKHAAVMITEAVVQDPEKYPNCGQYLGDLFSPNKIKEEIANMQDTETNQKTKYNSNSASRYSY, translated from the coding sequence ATGAAAGCAAATAACACCTTCCAAAAATTTTCACTCCTACTACTTGGCATTTCAAGCATTGGGATTTTGACCTCCTATGCAAAAGCAAGTGAACTAAACACTCAAGGAGGTAAAGGCGCAAAGGTCTATTGCTATATGCGCAGTAATGGCAATGCACATGAAGTCAGCTGGGATGCCTCATATGCACTACTTAAGAGACAATCAAATAGCATGTTTAAAACATCTCCTAAACATGCTGCAGTAATGATCACCGAAGCTGTAGTCCAAGATCCAGAAAAATATCCCAATTGTGGACAATATCTGGGAGATCTATTCTCACCAAACAAAATAAAAGAAGAAATTGCCAACATGCAAGATACTGAAACCAACCAAAAGACTAAATACAACTCAAACAGTGCTAGTCGCTACAGCTACTAA
- the efp gene encoding elongation factor P, producing MISSNDFRTGTTIELDGAVWRVVEFLHVKPGKGSAFVRTKLKSVQGGNVVEKTFRAGEMVPQALLEKSTLQHTYMDSSDYVFMDMSSYEETRLTSQQIGESRKYLKEGMEVNVVYWNGKPLEVELPNSVVLEITETDPGVKGDTATGGTKPAKLETGAMVMVPLFISVGEKIKVDTRNDSYLGREN from the coding sequence ATGATCTCCAGCAACGATTTCCGAACTGGTACCACTATTGAGTTAGATGGGGCTGTTTGGCGTGTTGTTGAGTTTTTACATGTCAAACCTGGAAAGGGATCAGCGTTTGTAAGGACAAAACTCAAGTCGGTTCAAGGTGGAAATGTAGTCGAGAAAACATTTCGCGCTGGTGAAATGGTGCCACAAGCATTGCTTGAGAAATCAACTCTTCAGCACACTTATATGGATTCAAGTGATTATGTCTTTATGGATATGTCTAGTTATGAAGAAACGCGTCTTACTTCCCAACAGATTGGCGAGAGCCGGAAGTACCTAAAGGAAGGTATGGAGGTAAACGTTGTTTACTGGAATGGAAAGCCTTTAGAAGTTGAGTTGCCAAATTCTGTGGTTTTAGAAATTACTGAGACTGATCCTGGTGTAAAGGGTGATACTGCTACAGGTGGTACAAAGCCTGCCAAACTAGAAACAGGAGCAATGGTTATGGTTCCCTTGTTTATTTCCGTTGGTGAGAAAATTAAGGTCGATACTCGTAATGACTCTTATTTAGGTCGTGAGAACTAA
- the accB gene encoding acetyl-CoA carboxylase biotin carboxyl carrier protein, which translates to MTMQLDHEQLHLLLDALAESDIQEFRLEGDDFRLEIRRNLPGPLTSTPSSLPVVHEAAISSPPEFKVEASTPVTPPPAVTASRADLVDVTAPMVGTFYRAPGPDEAPFVEVGTRIGIGQPVCILEAMKLMNELESEVGGEVIEILVDNGTPVEYGQVLMRVKPS; encoded by the coding sequence ATCACCATGCAGCTTGATCACGAACAACTGCATCTTTTGCTTGATGCTTTAGCAGAAAGCGATATCCAGGAATTTCGCTTGGAAGGGGATGATTTTCGTTTGGAAATCAGGCGCAATTTGCCTGGTCCTTTAACAAGCACTCCCTCATCGCTTCCTGTTGTCCATGAGGCCGCGATTTCATCGCCTCCTGAGTTCAAAGTAGAAGCTTCTACTCCTGTAACCCCTCCCCCGGCTGTAACGGCTTCCAGGGCTGACCTGGTGGATGTTACTGCTCCTATGGTTGGTACTTTTTATCGAGCTCCCGGTCCTGATGAGGCTCCTTTTGTTGAGGTGGGAACACGTATAGGCATAGGTCAACCTGTTTGTATTCTTGAGGCGATGAAGCTTATGAATGAGTTGGAGTCTGAGGTTGGTGGTGAAGTAATAGAAATACTCGTTGATAATGGAACCCCAGTGGAATATGGCCAGGTTTTAATGAGGGTTAAGCCGAGTTAA
- the pdxA gene encoding 4-hydroxythreonine-4-phosphate dehydrogenase PdxA → MAKKDQYLNATKNLIIALGDPAGIGMEITLKALASRKLPPGIIPLLVGCKKTLIATHQNLKEKGIGPLPNIQDIEIDDIPLTEEFKPGYPSAATGDASFEWLTRATEYVLDKKAKALVTAPICKHAWHAAGHFYPGQTERLAELAKTNQASMLFTAKSPYCNWRFNTLLATTHIPISQISTKLTPQLISSKLDILLNFCKNFKDKPTLSVAGLNPHAGENGSLGDEEIKWLTPLLREWSCQHPTINLIGPIAPDSCWLSAAEAWRKGQTSHTPDGFLALYHDQGLIPMKLLAFDTAVNLTLELPFIRTSPDHGTGFDIASKGCAREESMLAAIQTAWELKK, encoded by the coding sequence ATGGCTAAAAAAGATCAATACCTCAACGCTACTAAAAATTTGATCATCGCATTAGGGGATCCTGCAGGAATAGGAATGGAAATCACTCTCAAAGCTTTAGCGTCAAGAAAATTACCCCCAGGGATAATTCCATTACTGGTTGGATGCAAAAAAACCCTAATCGCTACTCACCAAAATCTAAAAGAAAAAGGAATTGGCCCTCTTCCAAATATTCAAGATATAGAAATAGACGACATCCCATTAACTGAAGAATTTAAACCAGGGTATCCATCCGCAGCGACAGGCGATGCTTCATTTGAATGGCTAACAAGAGCTACAGAATACGTTCTGGACAAAAAAGCAAAAGCATTAGTTACAGCACCAATTTGTAAGCATGCCTGGCATGCTGCAGGCCACTTTTACCCTGGACAAACAGAACGACTAGCAGAGCTGGCAAAAACGAATCAAGCCTCAATGCTATTTACAGCAAAATCTCCTTATTGCAATTGGCGATTTAATACTCTTTTAGCTACAACACATATCCCAATTTCACAAATTTCTACAAAACTGACACCACAACTAATCTCATCAAAACTAGATATTCTGTTAAATTTCTGCAAAAACTTTAAAGACAAGCCAACTCTTTCAGTAGCAGGTTTGAATCCACATGCTGGAGAAAACGGAAGTCTTGGCGATGAAGAAATAAAATGGTTAACTCCCCTTTTAAGGGAATGGAGCTGTCAACATCCCACAATCAATCTAATAGGCCCAATTGCACCGGATAGTTGTTGGCTATCAGCTGCAGAAGCATGGAGGAAAGGTCAAACAAGTCACACACCTGATGGGTTTCTAGCTCTATATCATGACCAAGGTCTCATTCCAATGAAATTATTAGCCTTCGACACTGCCGTAAATCTCACGTTAGAACTTCCATTTATAAGAACCTCACCAGACCACGGCACAGGATTTGATATAGCCAGTAAGGGTTGCGCTCGCGAGGAAAGCATGTTGGCCGCAATTCAAACTGCCTGGGAATTAAAAAAATAA
- the murC gene encoding UDP-N-acetylmuramate--L-alanine ligase: MALGQRLFYVSILVLSQLAITLKSQRHIHFIGIGGIGMSALAMILSNRGHIISGSDTRYSLIIQRLEDAGIKIFTEQTGENIKSICTKRQDSPLIVISSAISKENPELKTAEKKQLPIWHRSDLLAALIADQPSIAVTGTHGKTTTSTFITTMLAEAGEDPTALIGGLVPCYSSNAHSGQGALLIAEADESDGTLIKFQAALGVITNLELDHTDHYSSLEQIIDTMKEFNHGCDGLLANYDCNILREHISPSAWWSVKTHENVNFAAIPIHLEGNQTTAKLYEDSKYIETITLPVPGIHNLSNAIAAYASCRLMGVSKIKLINAISCLKTPLRRFEFRGNWEKRLIVDDYAHHPSEIKATLTMAKLMIQTGKSSLPSTPKRIIAVFQPHRFSRVKQFLKEFIEALATSDLIIIAPIYGAGEKPIEGINSNNIAKEAKKIYQDIPILVGEDMNEITQLIKDQSQPEDLILAMGAGDINSLWKLLIQTDNKEKSLTN, translated from the coding sequence ATGGCATTGGGGCAAAGACTGTTCTATGTTTCAATTCTTGTCCTCAGCCAATTGGCTATCACCCTAAAAAGCCAAAGACACATTCACTTCATTGGTATTGGCGGTATAGGTATGTCTGCCTTGGCCATGATCCTCTCTAACCGTGGGCACATCATTTCAGGATCTGATACTCGCTATAGCTTGATAATTCAGCGCCTGGAAGATGCAGGTATCAAAATTTTTACCGAACAAACTGGCGAAAATATCAAATCCATATGCACAAAAAGACAGGATTCGCCCTTAATAGTTATCAGTTCGGCTATTTCCAAAGAGAATCCTGAACTAAAGACAGCAGAAAAAAAACAACTCCCAATTTGGCATCGATCTGACCTCTTAGCAGCTCTTATAGCCGACCAACCCTCCATCGCAGTTACGGGAACACATGGGAAAACAACAACCAGTACATTCATTACAACAATGCTTGCGGAGGCTGGAGAGGATCCAACCGCCTTAATTGGAGGGCTAGTCCCCTGCTACTCAAGCAACGCTCATAGCGGGCAAGGGGCTTTACTAATCGCAGAAGCTGATGAGTCAGATGGAACTCTGATCAAATTCCAAGCAGCGCTAGGTGTCATAACAAACCTGGAACTAGATCACACAGATCATTACTCAAGCCTCGAACAAATAATTGACACCATGAAAGAATTTAATCATGGGTGTGACGGACTACTGGCCAATTATGACTGCAACATTCTTCGAGAACACATAAGCCCTTCAGCTTGGTGGTCTGTAAAAACACATGAAAATGTAAATTTTGCTGCAATACCTATCCACCTAGAAGGAAATCAAACAACTGCTAAATTATATGAGGATAGTAAATATATAGAGACAATAACATTACCAGTTCCAGGTATACATAACCTAAGCAATGCCATTGCCGCATATGCCAGTTGCAGATTAATGGGCGTCTCGAAGATAAAACTCATCAATGCTATCTCTTGCCTTAAAACTCCGCTTAGACGTTTTGAATTTCGCGGCAATTGGGAAAAGCGTTTAATAGTCGATGACTATGCTCATCATCCAAGTGAGATAAAAGCAACTTTAACTATGGCAAAACTAATGATTCAAACAGGAAAAAGCTCTCTTCCAAGTACACCAAAAAGAATTATAGCGGTCTTCCAACCTCATAGATTTTCAAGAGTTAAGCAATTCCTTAAGGAATTTATTGAGGCACTTGCAACTTCAGATCTCATTATAATTGCACCTATCTATGGAGCAGGTGAAAAACCCATTGAAGGAATAAACAGCAATAACATTGCAAAAGAAGCAAAAAAAATATACCAAGATATTCCTATCCTAGTTGGAGAAGATATGAATGAAATCACACAATTAATCAAAGATCAAAGTCAACCTGAAGATTTAATCCTTGCAATGGGTGCAGGTGACATAAATTCTCTTTGGAAATTATTAATACAAACAGACAACAAAGAGAAATCTTTGACCAACTAA
- a CDS encoding HNH endonuclease, with amino-acid sequence MHSRDAVFLEDLCPKLRVRQWRQSLHTFTGKSCIYCGKPSESIDHILPMSRGGLSITENCVPACLSCNGKKSDTDAFDWYRQQKFYDPRRAMAIRAWLDGDLRLAIRLLQWATPNRKANHKEINQEISQNSKDNEEDWALFAA; translated from the coding sequence ATGCACTCAAGGGATGCGGTTTTCCTAGAGGATCTCTGCCCTAAGTTGCGTGTTCGGCAATGGAGACAATCTCTTCATACTTTTACTGGAAAAAGCTGTATCTATTGTGGGAAGCCATCAGAGTCTATTGATCATATTTTGCCAATGAGTCGTGGCGGCCTCAGCATTACTGAAAACTGTGTTCCGGCATGCCTTTCTTGCAACGGTAAGAAATCTGATACCGATGCTTTTGATTGGTATAGACAACAAAAATTTTATGATCCTCGCCGTGCAATGGCTATAAGAGCTTGGCTAGATGGGGATTTACGATTAGCGATAAGATTGTTGCAATGGGCCACTCCTAATCGCAAGGCGAATCACAAAGAGATAAACCAAGAGATTTCTCAAAACAGCAAAGATAATGAAGAAGATTGGGCATTGTTTGCTGCATAA
- the thiL gene encoding thiamine-phosphate kinase, with protein sequence MNETLKQLGEDEILNRISHYLPNGQIEDDTAVISAKGKELLINTDVLVEGIHFNELTTNPEDIGWKAIAANISDLSASGVEEFIGLTIGLITPPNTKWEWVSGVYEGIKSALNHYGGEILGGDCSNGKQKLIAITAFGTLGPLHIHRGNAIPGDYIVVSGPHGLSRLGLGLLLNDPQIKELNIQKSLKEEAIKSHRRPHPSIQIIRKLEKCKPNHLAWRAGGTDSSDGLIKALECICKSSKCSAVITRKDLPKPSHWPTGNLWEDWCINGGEDFELVLSLPPTWAKAFIEEVSTSKIIGKIESGPAKVFWRDEDGEISSKTSYKHF encoded by the coding sequence GTGAACGAAACTCTAAAACAACTAGGTGAAGACGAAATTCTAAATCGCATTTCGCATTATCTTCCTAATGGTCAAATAGAAGACGATACAGCGGTAATCTCTGCGAAAGGCAAAGAACTTTTAATAAATACTGATGTATTAGTTGAAGGTATTCATTTCAATGAATTAACTACTAATCCAGAGGATATTGGTTGGAAAGCAATCGCAGCGAACATTTCTGACCTATCAGCAAGTGGGGTAGAAGAATTCATTGGCCTAACAATCGGACTAATAACTCCTCCAAACACTAAATGGGAATGGGTATCAGGCGTATATGAAGGCATTAAAAGTGCTTTGAATCACTATGGCGGTGAAATTCTGGGAGGGGACTGTTCAAACGGAAAGCAAAAGTTAATTGCTATCACCGCTTTCGGCACCCTGGGACCACTGCATATACACAGAGGAAATGCCATCCCAGGCGATTACATAGTTGTTAGCGGTCCTCATGGACTGAGCCGTCTTGGCCTTGGTTTATTACTGAATGATCCACAAATTAAAGAATTGAATATTCAAAAATCACTGAAAGAAGAAGCAATAAAGTCTCATAGGAGACCTCATCCATCCATCCAAATTATTCGGAAGCTAGAAAAATGTAAGCCAAATCACTTGGCATGGCGGGCAGGAGGAACTGATAGCAGCGATGGACTCATTAAAGCACTTGAATGTATATGCAAAAGCAGTAAATGCTCAGCAGTAATTACAAGAAAAGACCTTCCCAAGCCATCTCATTGGCCAACAGGCAATCTTTGGGAAGACTGGTGCATCAATGGTGGAGAAGATTTTGAGCTGGTCCTCAGCCTTCCACCAACATGGGCAAAAGCCTTTATAGAAGAGGTCTCCACTAGCAAGATAATTGGGAAAATCGAATCTGGGCCAGCAAAAGTATTTTGGCGCGATGAAGACGGAGAAATTAGCTCTAAAACATCATATAAACACTTCTAA
- a CDS encoding SDR family oxidoreductase — translation MPKEFVKSFPPLRPNSKLLVLGAGFSGRRVANVVKAQGRTVICSRRNINSSGADIEFDSNSKDLPPIDDLKTITHVLSCIPPLATGEDPVLTKFLNHLQEMPLQWIGYLSTTGVYGDSKGEWVTENDIPKPQQPRSIRRLACEEAWKHSGLPIQILRLPGIYGPNRSALENFKNEKCKIIEKPGQVFSRIHVDDIAGAVLHLIHKSSQGEWPLVVNIADDLPTSNKDVLNFAAKLLEKPLPIVEPFERAIEEMSAMAISFWQENRRVSNHLLCKELGYSLLHPDYQSGLKDCLKHFKYQKNTNPNYS, via the coding sequence ATGCCTAAAGAGTTTGTCAAGTCTTTCCCGCCCTTAAGACCGAATTCAAAACTATTGGTTCTAGGAGCAGGTTTTAGTGGTAGAAGAGTCGCAAATGTTGTCAAAGCCCAAGGCAGGACTGTGATATGTAGTAGACGAAATATCAATAGTTCTGGAGCAGATATTGAGTTTGATAGCAATTCCAAAGATCTACCTCCTATAGATGATCTAAAAACCATCACTCATGTTCTTAGCTGTATTCCCCCATTAGCAACTGGAGAAGACCCTGTACTAACAAAATTTCTAAACCATCTGCAAGAGATGCCACTCCAATGGATTGGGTATCTTTCTACTACTGGAGTTTATGGGGACTCCAAAGGAGAATGGGTAACAGAAAACGATATTCCTAAACCACAACAACCACGAAGCATAAGAAGACTTGCATGTGAAGAAGCTTGGAAACATTCAGGCTTACCCATTCAAATTCTCCGTCTTCCAGGGATTTATGGCCCTAATCGTTCAGCATTGGAAAACTTCAAAAATGAAAAATGTAAAATCATTGAAAAACCGGGACAAGTCTTCTCAAGAATCCATGTTGACGATATTGCTGGAGCCGTATTACACCTCATTCACAAATCCTCTCAAGGAGAATGGCCTTTGGTTGTGAATATTGCTGATGATCTCCCGACGTCAAACAAAGATGTTCTGAATTTTGCGGCCAAATTACTTGAAAAGCCATTGCCTATAGTCGAGCCATTTGAAAGAGCAATTGAAGAAATGAGTGCTATGGCAATTTCATTTTGGCAAGAAAACAGAAGGGTTAGCAATCATCTTCTTTGCAAAGAACTAGGCTATTCATTACTTCACCCTGACTATCAATCAGGACTTAAAGACTGTCTCAAACATTTTAAATATCAAAAAAACACCAATCCTAATTATTCTTGA
- a CDS encoding DEAD/DEAH box helicase, with product MAPSCYLDLSADGLLKVVFPFDGVTDAQLKKVRPKGTWNGVQEGWQFPLSAAQELLEQLGSRFLVTNDLARWLQLVRHPLGPLPSHEELMVAASLDRELPDGRSLFPHQRFAVSWLLSRKAALLADEMGLGKTLTALLASQAIVRSTDALVMVIAPSCLHSLWTEEANAIDLPIILKSWASLPRDLPNQETVLIVDEAHFAQSIKANRTQALLRLSRHPRLRAIWLLTGTPMKNGYPSQLFPLLAAMQHPIASNKKKFHRDFVDDQHQNLLELHEATASFILQRRKLNLIKLPPKTRIKHPVKLDSAKTLGFERRVSLAIDDYRFRVQQGLVRSETESLVLLTALRQIGAEFKLPEAYSLIKGIIDQDQSVVCFSSFVTPLILLRRRLGGELVTGRQSIKERDISIKRFQSNPSSLLLTTYGSGGLGLNLMKANHVVLLERPWTPGDVNQAEDRCHRIGSKWPLKSHWLQLGIADQLVDATIEKKEKRIDLFLGNRQVSIERQSFSEMVRLCMQFL from the coding sequence TTGGCTCCTAGTTGTTATTTAGATCTCTCTGCAGATGGCTTGCTTAAGGTGGTTTTTCCATTCGATGGGGTGACTGATGCTCAGTTGAAGAAAGTGAGGCCCAAGGGAACATGGAATGGCGTTCAGGAAGGTTGGCAGTTCCCTTTATCTGCTGCACAAGAGCTTCTTGAGCAACTTGGTTCACGGTTTTTAGTGACAAATGATTTAGCTCGCTGGCTGCAGTTGGTTAGACATCCCTTGGGGCCACTGCCTAGCCATGAGGAATTGATGGTTGCTGCGTCCCTAGATCGAGAGTTGCCTGATGGCAGGAGCCTTTTCCCTCATCAGCGGTTTGCTGTTAGTTGGCTTCTATCTCGCAAAGCTGCTTTGCTTGCTGATGAGATGGGCTTAGGGAAAACACTGACTGCTCTTTTAGCCTCGCAAGCGATTGTTAGATCAACTGATGCACTTGTCATGGTTATTGCTCCTTCATGCCTTCATTCACTTTGGACTGAAGAGGCAAACGCAATTGATCTTCCAATAATTCTGAAAAGCTGGGCCTCTCTCCCTAGAGATTTACCTAATCAAGAAACAGTTTTAATTGTAGATGAAGCACATTTTGCTCAATCAATTAAAGCTAATAGAACACAAGCATTATTACGTTTATCCCGTCATCCAAGGTTGCGAGCAATTTGGCTACTAACTGGAACACCCATGAAAAACGGATATCCATCGCAACTTTTTCCTTTATTAGCTGCAATGCAGCATCCTATTGCTTCAAATAAAAAAAAATTTCACAGAGATTTTGTTGATGATCAACACCAAAATTTGCTTGAACTTCATGAAGCTACAGCTTCATTTATCTTGCAGCGTCGCAAACTAAATCTTATCAAGTTACCTCCGAAAACCCGTATTAAACATCCTGTTAAACTTGACTCTGCAAAAACCTTGGGTTTTGAACGAAGAGTTTCCTTAGCGATTGATGATTATCGTTTTCGTGTCCAACAAGGTTTGGTTCGCTCCGAAACCGAATCATTAGTTTTGCTAACTGCTCTTCGACAGATTGGTGCAGAGTTTAAGTTACCAGAAGCTTATTCTCTGATAAAAGGAATTATTGATCAAGATCAATCTGTTGTTTGTTTTAGTAGCTTTGTTACCCCTTTAATTCTTCTTAGAAGACGATTGGGAGGTGAATTAGTGACAGGTAGACAGAGTATTAAAGAGCGTGATATATCTATAAAACGTTTTCAATCTAACCCAAGTTCTTTGTTACTCACAACCTATGGATCTGGCGGTCTTGGGCTAAATCTTATGAAGGCAAATCATGTTGTCTTATTAGAACGTCCATGGACACCAGGCGATGTCAATCAAGCAGAAGATCGTTGCCATCGAATAGGCAGCAAATGGCCATTAAAAAGTCATTGGCTGCAGCTTGGGATTGCTGATCAGTTAGTTGATGCAACTATTGAAAAGAAGGAAAAAAGGATTGATTTATTTTTAGGGAATAGACAAGTTTCTATAGAGCGTCAGTCATTTTCAGAAATGGTTCGACTTTGTATGCAGTTTTTGTGA
- a CDS encoding peptidylprolyl isomerase, translated as MARTRLLQNVLSIIAVGFLIFTQPVLADLPPGNAVTDATAILRNALPIKQEEIQNLQHKLESTRELIRGNRWPSLAKIVSSSKFLITSKNQKIIAAIPKDKSTEAETLFNLINKNLDQLELATEAQNKDAFIEKRDQTLKLIGEVETLLVGDFPFQIPEEYNALPRLLGRASVDIRTTQGTIKAVIDGYNAPITSGAFIDLAIKGFYDGLPFTRAEDFYILQTGDPEGPEVGYIDPSTNKLREIPLEIRSPDKVLPFYGQSFEELGLYKTTPVLPFSASGTLGWAHSNASLNDGSSQFFMFLYEAELTPAGRNLIDGRNAAFGYVVDGNEILEKLGVNDEIISVKVTDGKDRLAPHG; from the coding sequence ATGGCACGTACCCGGCTTCTACAAAACGTCTTATCAATAATTGCTGTAGGTTTTTTGATATTTACACAGCCAGTCTTGGCTGACCTTCCACCAGGTAATGCAGTAACCGATGCCACAGCAATTTTGCGTAATGCACTTCCCATAAAACAAGAGGAAATACAAAATCTTCAACATAAGCTCGAATCCACCAGAGAACTAATTAGAGGAAATCGCTGGCCATCTTTGGCGAAAATAGTTTCTTCAAGCAAATTCCTAATCACTAGCAAAAATCAAAAAATTATTGCAGCTATTCCGAAAGACAAATCAACTGAAGCAGAAACACTATTTAACTTAATAAATAAAAATCTAGACCAGCTTGAACTAGCTACCGAAGCCCAAAACAAAGATGCTTTTATTGAAAAAAGAGACCAAACCCTAAAATTAATAGGGGAAGTCGAAACCCTTTTAGTTGGAGATTTTCCTTTCCAGATTCCCGAAGAATATAATGCTCTTCCCAGACTGCTTGGAAGAGCAAGTGTAGACATCAGAACAACACAAGGCACTATCAAGGCTGTGATCGATGGTTACAATGCTCCTATAACTAGTGGTGCATTTATTGATTTAGCAATTAAAGGTTTTTACGACGGCTTACCATTCACTAGGGCCGAAGATTTTTATATTCTTCAAACTGGTGATCCTGAAGGGCCCGAAGTTGGATATATTGATCCTTCAACCAATAAATTAAGAGAAATACCATTAGAAATTCGCTCACCAGATAAAGTATTACCCTTTTATGGTCAATCTTTTGAAGAGCTAGGTCTCTACAAAACTACACCTGTGCTTCCGTTCTCCGCCTCAGGAACTCTTGGATGGGCTCATTCAAATGCATCTCTAAACGATGGTTCGTCGCAATTTTTCATGTTTTTGTATGAAGCCGAATTAACTCCTGCGGGAAGAAATCTTATTGATGGACGTAATGCAGCCTTTGGATATGTAGTAGATGGAAATGAAATATTAGAGAAACTAGGTGTTAACGATGAAATCATCTCTGTAAAAGTGACAGACGGGAAAGACCGACTTGCTCCGCATGGGTAA
- the gap gene encoding type I glyceraldehyde-3-phosphate dehydrogenase, which produces MTLRVAINGFGRIGRNFMRCWLSRGSNTGIEVVGINVTSDPKTNAHLLKYDSILGQIKDAEIGYTDDTFIINGKTIKCFSDRNPLNLPWKEWDIDIVIESTGVFNTDVGASKHIQAGAKKVILTAPGKGDGVGTYVVGVNADQYRHESFDILSNASCTTNCLAPIVKVLDQEFGINKGLMTTIHSYTGDQRILDNSHRDLRRARAAAMNIVPTSTGAAKAVALVYPQMQGKLTGIAMRVPTPNVSAVDLVFEAGRSTTAAEVNAALKTASEGSMKGIIKYGDLPLVSSDYAGTNESTIVDEALTMSIGDNMVKVLAWYDNEWGYSQRVVDLAEIVAKNWK; this is translated from the coding sequence ATGACTTTGCGTGTTGCGATTAATGGATTCGGACGTATTGGTCGCAACTTTATGCGTTGTTGGCTTAGTCGAGGATCTAATACGGGTATTGAGGTTGTCGGTATTAACGTCACTTCTGACCCTAAAACCAATGCCCATCTCCTGAAGTACGATTCAATTCTGGGACAGATTAAAGATGCCGAGATTGGTTATACAGATGATACTTTCATAATTAACGGAAAAACTATCAAATGTTTTTCAGATAGGAACCCTTTAAATCTGCCATGGAAGGAGTGGGATATAGATATAGTGATTGAATCAACAGGTGTTTTTAATACTGATGTGGGTGCAAGTAAGCATATTCAGGCCGGTGCTAAAAAAGTCATTCTTACAGCTCCTGGAAAGGGAGATGGTGTAGGTACTTATGTTGTTGGTGTTAATGCTGATCAATACCGACATGAATCCTTTGACATTCTAAGTAACGCAAGTTGCACTACTAATTGTCTCGCGCCTATTGTAAAAGTATTGGACCAGGAATTCGGAATCAATAAGGGTTTAATGACTACAATTCATAGTTATACTGGAGATCAAAGAATTTTAGATAACAGTCATAGGGATCTTCGCAGGGCTAGGGCTGCAGCAATGAATATTGTTCCAACCTCAACTGGTGCAGCAAAGGCGGTTGCTTTGGTTTATCCGCAAATGCAAGGAAAGCTAACAGGAATTGCTATGCGTGTTCCTACTCCTAATGTTAGTGCTGTGGACTTGGTGTTTGAAGCAGGGCGATCTACTACTGCTGCAGAAGTGAATGCTGCTTTAAAAACAGCCTCTGAAGGTTCTATGAAGGGTATTATTAAATATGGGGACCTGCCTTTGGTTTCAAGTGATTATGCAGGGACTAATGAGTCAACTATTGTTGATGAGGCATTAACAATGTCCATTGGAGATAATATGGTGAAGGTACTTGCTTGGTACGATAATGAGTGGGGTTATAGCCAAAGAGTGGTAGATCTGGCTGAGATTGTTGCAAAGAACTGGAAGTAA